A part of Saccopteryx bilineata isolate mSacBil1 chromosome 10, mSacBil1_pri_phased_curated, whole genome shotgun sequence genomic DNA contains:
- the GPR27 gene encoding probable G-protein coupled receptor 27, producing MANASEPGSSGGEAATLGIKLATLSLLLCVSLAGNVLFALLIVRERSLHRAPYYLLLDLCLADGLRALACLPAVMLAARRAAAAAGTPPGALGCKLLAFLAALFCFHAAFLLLGVGVTRYLAIAHHRFYAERLAGWPCAAMLVCAAWALALAAAFPPVLDGGGGDDEDAPCALDQRPDGAPGALGFLLLLAAVVGATHLVYLRLLFFIHDRRKMRPARLVPAVSHDWTFHGPGATGQAAANWTAGFGRGPTPPALVGIRPAGPGRGARRLLVLEEFKTEKRLCKMFYAITLLFLLLWGPYVVASYLRVLVRPGAVPQAYLTASVWLTFAQAGINPVVCFLFNRELRDCFRAQFPCCQSPQATPATLPCDLKGIGL from the coding sequence ATGGCGAACGCCAGCGAACCAGGTAGCAGTGGAGGCGAGGCAGCCACCTTGGGCATCAAGCTGGCCACGCTCAGCCTGCTGCTGTGCGTGAGCCTGGCGGGCAACGTGCTGTTCGCGCTGCTCATCGTGCGGGAGCGCAGCCTGCACCGCGCCCCGTACTACCTGCTGCTCGACCTGTGCCTGGCCGACGGGCTGCGCGCGCTGGCCTGCCTCCCGGCCGTCATGCTGGCGGCGCGGCGCGCGGCCGCCGCTGCTGGGACCCCGCCGGGCGCGCTCGGCTGCAAGCTGCTCGCCTTCCTGGCCGCGCTCTTCTGCTTCCACGCCGCCTTCCTGCTGCTCGGCGTGGGCGTCACCCGCTACCTGGCCATCGCGCACCACCGCTTCTACGCCGAACGCCTGGCCGGCTGGCCGTGCGCCGCCATGCTGGTGTGCGCCGCCTGGGCGCTGGCGCTGGCCGCGGCCTTCCCACCGGTACTggacggcggcggcggcgacgacGAGGACGCGCCGTGCGCCCTGGACCAGCGGCCCGACGGCGCCCCCGGCGCGCTCggcttcctgctgctgctggccgcGGTCGTGGGCGCCACGCACCTGGTCTACCTCCGCCTGCTCTTCTTTATCCATGACCGCCGCAAAATGAGGCCCGCGCGCCTAGTGCCCGCCGTCAGCCACGACTGGACTTTCCACGGCCCCGGTGCCACCGGCCAGGCAGCCGCCAACTGGACGGCTGGCTTCGGCCGCGGACCGACGCCACCTGCGCTCGTGGGCATCCGGCCCGCGGGGCCCGGTCGTGGCGCGCGTCGCCTGCTCGTGCTCGAGGAATTTAAGACGGAAAAGAGGCTGTGCAAGATGTTCTATGCCATCACGCtgctcttcctgcttctctgggGGCCATACGTCGTGGCCAGTTACCTGCGGGTCTTGGTGCGGCCCGGCGCGGTCCCCCAGGCCTACCTGACGGCCTCCGTGTGGCTGACCTTCGCGCAGGCCGGCATCAACCCTGTTGTGTGCTTCCTCTTCAACAGGGAGCTGAGGGACTGCTTCAGGGCCCAGTTTCCCTGCTGCCAGAGCCCCCAGGCCACCCCAGCTACCCTCCCCTGTGACTTGAAAGGCATTGGTTTGTAA